The nucleotide sequence GCCGTTCCCTATGTCCATTTACGACAACATCGCTTTCGGCGTGAAGCTATTTGAGTCGCTCAATGCCAGCGATATGGAAGAGCGCGTGGAGTGGGCTTTGCGTAAATCTGCGTTGTGGACCGAAGTGAAGGATAAGCTGCACCAGAGCGGGTCTAGTCTGTCCGGTGGTCAACAGCAACGTCTGTGCATTGCGCGCGGTATTGCCATCAAGCCTGAGGTGTTGCTGTTAGATGAGCCATGCTCTGCCTTGGATCCGATTTCGACCGCTAAAGTAGAAGAGCTGATCGTCGAATTGAAAGACGACTACACCGTTGTGATCGTTACACACAATATGCAACAAGCTGCACGCTGCAGCGACTACACCGCTTACATGTATTTGGGCGACTTGGTTGAGTTTGGGTCTACGGAACAAATGTTCTTCAAACCTACGCGCAAAGAAACTGAAGATTACATCACCGGCCGTTTTGGTTAAGGATTTTTATGCCAGATAAACACTTATCGAGCCAGTTCGATAGCGAACTTACCTCAGTCTCTTCCCAAGTGATGGAGTTGGGTGGTTTGGTGGAATCTCAGATTCGCCAAGCGATCTATGCGCTGTCGCAATTCAGCGTAGAGGTCGCCAATGAAGTAACGGCCCGTGAAGCGCGTGTGAACGCAATGGAGATCGAGATTGACCGCGATCTGTCTTCCATCATTTCGCGCCGCCAACCAACAGCCCGCGATCTGCGATTGCTGATTGCCATTTCTAAGACCACCGCCAATTTGGAGCGCGTGGGCGACGAAGCTGAAAAGATCGCCCGTATGGTGCGTTCCATCATTGACAGTGGCGCACCTCGCTCTTTGCCGTCTCTTGAGTTGCGCGTAGCAGCAGACTTGGCTTCTGGATTGCTAAACAAAGCGCTAGACGCGTTTGCCCGCCTGGATGTGAGCGCAGCGGTAGCCATTCTGAAAGAGGATGACTTGATTGACAAAGAATTCGACGGCTTTGTGCGCAAACTCATCACTTACATGATGGAAGACCCGCGCATGATTTCGCCGAGTTTGGACTTGCTGTTCTTGGCCAAAGCCATTGAGCGCATT is from Rhodoferax aquaticus and encodes:
- the phoU gene encoding phosphate signaling complex protein PhoU; translation: MPDKHLSSQFDSELTSVSSQVMELGGLVESQIRQAIYALSQFSVEVANEVTAREARVNAMEIEIDRDLSSIISRRQPTARDLRLLIAISKTTANLERVGDEAEKIARMVRSIIDSGAPRSLPSLELRVAADLASGLLNKALDAFARLDVSAAVAILKEDDLIDKEFDGFVRKLITYMMEDPRMISPSLDLLFLAKAIERIGDHAKNIAEFIIYVVKGEDIRHTSIEKIESLVK
- the pstB gene encoding phosphate ABC transporter ATP-binding protein PstB, which gives rise to MISTPTAPEKTKLAVKDLNFYYGKFHALKNINLSIPENKVTAFIGPSGCGKSTLLRIFNRMFELYPEQRAVGQVLLDGEDLLTSKEDVALLRAKVGMVFQKPTPFPMSIYDNIAFGVKLFESLNASDMEERVEWALRKSALWTEVKDKLHQSGSSLSGGQQQRLCIARGIAIKPEVLLLDEPCSALDPISTAKVEELIVELKDDYTVVIVTHNMQQAARCSDYTAYMYLGDLVEFGSTEQMFFKPTRKETEDYITGRFG